The Hevea brasiliensis isolate MT/VB/25A 57/8 chromosome 1, ASM3005281v1, whole genome shotgun sequence DNA segment AATCAAAAAGATCAAGGGAAAGCAAAAGCACAGGAATTGAAAGATAAATTGCAAGAAAGAAAACCCTAGAGTTGACTCAGCACGAGTTGAAACAAAGACTCACCTGGAAGATAAGATATtagattaacaagaaaaattagaAATGGAGGTGGTGAGATCTGAAAAAGCTGAAAGGAAATTAAGGATAAAGAGAGAGGGAGATTGGGGCTTTGATAGAAAGGAACCAAAAAAGATGATAAAAAGCTGATAACTTGGTGGAGAAGAAGagtattagagagagagagagtgtgtgagaGAAAAGAATGGGAGGCTGGCTTTTAACGGTGCGTCGCAGACGGCCGGAAAACGAAGGATTACACGTGTCCATAGATTCCTTGTGCTTCACACGTGTGTTCTTGCACGTGTGCGCTTGCAATTCTTtataaacaaaattttattttatttttattaaaatgatgatattaaattattttttgttaaattattattgacttattgatattattaaaaataaaacttaaaataccgttttaataaaaataaaattttttaaatactaaaatattaaatccaataatattttatataatataaatattatactattaataaaaagatttaaattgcaaattttttattgtaatttctatctcattatttttaatatttattttttatttttaaatttaaatttaaatttaaatttaaaatttaataattttagaaataattacaatatcattaaattaaaatttattagtactCTTTATTTTTTGTAATAATTATATAAGAGGTGAGAGTTTAAGATAGATAGTTATTTTTTATATTGGGataattaaattgttaaataATTCTCTTAAAAACtggaaaataattaatttaaaatatattttgatcattattatattaaaaataatagttTTAGAAAACTCTATGCTATATTTACTCATTGAGGTGTGTAAATCTTCAATattcaatattttaaatttaatcatatttaGTCCATGTATGATTGTATTTAGGTTTGTctatattaatattttgcattctTTGAAGGAAATAGCCAAATATGTATTCTCACCCTTGAAGTTTGGAATAACTTTAAATGCCCCCAAGAATTATATTAggaatataaaactcaaaatagtttattttatatctatttaaattgatgttaaaaaaaatatatatatatatatatatatatatatatatagtatttaaaatttttttattattatgctTAATTGCTGATTAGGCAAGTAGAGGAGAATATATGTTTTAATTGTAAGGGAGTTCGGCTATGGAGGTGAAAAACTTAGACGCATAGAGAATAAATTAAGTCCAATGTTTTGGTGTTTGGATAACGTATCCATGTTGAAATTCTGGATTAATGAGCAAAAGTTATTATAATTAAGAGCaaaaaagatttatatatatgtTGGAAATTTAGGAATTGCAGCAAACAAATTGAAGTGTGAGAATCAGAGTATGTTCTTTACAGCAAAATGAGCTCTACTATATATTATATCCATTAGTAAGATAGGTTAATGGGTATGCGAGAATGTTCTTGTCTTGCTCTTCACATAAACCAATGTGAAGTGTTGTTTATAAGATTATGAAACTTCTCATTTGTTAGCAATGTGAAACAATAAACTTTTGTAAGTTCTCACACTATAGATCATAACAGCACAGCAAATTAACAAGGATTACACGAGGCAAGGCATGCAGAAGCCAACAAACAATATATGGGAAATCAACGGAAGAAAGAGCATAATTAAGAAATGATAGTGAACTAATTTTTTCTGAGAGCAAATGCAGACAACACAATGAGAAACAGGAACATGGCTGAGGTTATGAAGGAAGCCACCACGGCAGTGCTGGTCTGCTGGCAGAAATCGTTGAACTGTTGACAAATTGCGTTCCAATTTGCGTTTGAATTCCCATTATGAGCTAAGTACACTATTGCTGCTGCAGCAGAAGCAGCGGCTATTGTCAGAGCCATCGCCACCTGCAgtattattattaatgataatactgtaaaatatatttttacgTAAAATCATAAACCAGggcaaaaaattaaatcataatattaATAAAGGGTTACTTATTACAATAATTAGTATCAAAGCCAATATTCTGGGGTTGGTCTTTCTATACCTTTAAGTTGTAGGGAGTGGAAGTGTTCCCATTTACCTATTCTAATATTAGTTTCCaaatatttttttgttaataCAATAATCTTTTATTAAAAACTATaagtaatcaattcaaatatgatGAATTAAACTGTTTCAGCTTTTAATCCATACGGTATCCAAGATGATAAGGAGAAGCCTTAGTCCTACTGCATGAGGCCGGACAATGCAGATTATAGAGAAAGGCAAGGAGAGTACAAGGTATCCACTAGCTATGCCATTTGCAAACACAAAAAACCTGCGTATATATACATATGATTCAGTGTTATATATATAAACAAGGTGCAGTTAATGAAGTTGGAGTTTCAAATGATTCTGATGAATTATAGATTTAATAAGATGCATACATGAAAGTTGGAAGATCATTATACTTGGCATGGAACTGAAAGAACTGAGTAAAGAAGGGAAGAGTCTGTTCAGTAGTTCCCATAATACCAGTAGCTGCTAAGCCTGTTGCAATTGCACAAAGCCTTAGGACAAAGTCGAAAATGGCTATACCCTTTTTCCATCCTCCTCGTGGCTGCTGCTGGGTAGCTTTAGTAGTGACTACAACAGCAGCAGGAGCACCAGCACCACTACCAGCAATGCCCTTCCTTTTAGGGTCGGTCTTTGGTTCTTGGATAGTGATTGTTGCTTCACCACTTTTCTCTGAGTCCATAGGAAATGGATTAGTGTACAATTGGCGCGAAAGAGAGAGGTTAATTATTTTTCTTGAAAGAAACTACGAGCTTGGTACGAAATTCCACGAGGGAGAGGgagttacatatatatatatatatatatatatatatgtatatgtaactCCCTCATATGTATTGATACTAAGGAGGGAAGAAGAAGTCTGGTTAATGGATTAGCTATAGGAACCAGTTCAGGTGCTTGTCTAACGTCAGAGAGGAGTGGTTGCCAAGCAGCTAACTTGCTCCACTTAGACCAAGGAAATTCTAAAATCTAGAATATTATTGGGGGGCTCAATTATGTTAATAAATTTGATTCCTAGGAAACATAAAACAACAACCTAGGATATGGGGTTCTGCTCAGGTTGTTTGAGTGGTTAAGATTTGGGTAAAAGTCCTGAGTTCGAGCTGTGTGGCACTTACCCTATGTTTGCCAAGAAAGTGCAAAGATGGCTCAAATTCGAAGTCATTCTTCTCTACTTCTCTTTATCCACATGGTGGATTATGGATCTGCCTTTTGGAACAGCTAAAGAATTATATATGCACCTTGAGTGAAAACTTGATCCTTTCTTATGAGCTGTTGAAGATAATCGGTACTTACTTTAccctacccttttaacttcaccCTTTTAATCCTTGTGATATAAGGATAATTGAACCTTAACTCTCAaccaattgaaattaattatatcAATCTTTTGGTCATTCAATTTTGTTTGAAATCAATTTCATACCAATATTCAACAATTGTAAATCTTTTAATATTTCCTTCTCATTATTTtaaatctccttttttttttcctcactcTTTCCACCatcaacttatcacaattacatATTAGGACATTCGATGCTCTACGTTTGACATGATATAATCATCTTAAGCAATTAATTCTTATTTTATTAATGTGTTTTACATACATTATTTGACATATGTAGCCAttctaatcttatttattattataataccaGACATCCATATTAACATCCACATTTCTGTCATTATTTTGTAGGTATATTATACCTTGAATGCCCAACATTTACTCCATCAGTTCTATAAAACTTAACTTCCGCTTCGCATAGCACACTCATTACGTTCATCAATTCTATTCATCTTAATTTAATCCTATAAATTAAATCATCatttattatgtataaatatttgaACCCATTGTATTTTAACACCAAAACTCGATCCATTCCTTTCACGAAAGTTAAACTCATTAGACATATATATTCTATTTTACTTCAACTTAAAATGAGAAAAACAAAGGAGAGTAATGGTAGTTTACCCAGTAGGCCAATAGTGTACATCCGCAGCTAATCATTATCTTGCAAGTCGAGAAGATTTTGGCATGAGAAAGCAGAAACAAACAACACTGAAGACAAAAGCTTAGCAACAAATCACAATTAAAATTTCGTTTCATTGCATTTGTATGTAATTTGTAAATCAACCACAAACAAGTATACCGGTTTAATTACAAAAACTTGTTTTCAGGACAGAAAATGTGTGCCAATTGGGAATAACTTTCAGAGAACtgaaggttaaaaaaaaaaaaaatcagccacTCATCCTATGATACAAGCCGCACTATTAGAGCCATTAGCTATAGCCTTTATTTTACATATTTCGGGGCCCAAAACGTCAATAGGGGAAAGAATTACTTCAAAATCTATGAAGCTTGCTGTTAGTAACAAACCTAGTTCGAGTGGATACCCTTCTGAAACAAAAATACAAGAATATGCTTACAACAACTATGAACACATCTTATGGCCGCAATCTTAATCCGCGTTCAGCAAGTGCCGCATGCACCCGATG contains these protein-coding regions:
- the LOC110640148 gene encoding casparian strip membrane protein 3, which codes for MDSEKSGEATITIQEPKTDPKRKGIAGSGAGAPAAVVVTTKATQQQPRGGWKKGIAIFDFVLRLCAIATGLAATGIMGTTEQTLPFFTQFFQFHAKYNDLPTFMFFVFANGIASGYLVLSLPFSIICIVRPHAVGLRLLLIILDTVAMALTIAAASAAAAIVYLAHNGNSNANWNAICQQFNDFCQQTSTAVVASFITSAMFLFLIVLSAFALRKN